Genomic segment of Arachis hypogaea cultivar Tifrunner chromosome 11, arahy.Tifrunner.gnm2.J5K5, whole genome shotgun sequence:
ATGGAAACTCTCTTGTGACGGAAAAAACCAAGAACCGTTTCAGCTTCTAACAGTGCAATTGCATTACATTACTTAATGTAATGGCAAGTGGATGGGTGAAATCGTTGCATTGCAAGTCAAGAGCATTTGAAGATGTTTACCATCCTACCCCCAGCAAAATCTTGATACCCAGCGCTAGCTGCAGGAGGAGCTTCCAGACCATTAAAGAAATGGTTGATATTCCAAAGCCCATGCCGAGGACCAAGCCCATGCCAAAGCCCATGCCGAGGTCAAGGAAAAACAAGAATAGTCTTCTTGAGAAGCATCCGAGTTCGAGATACCCGGCGTCGACCAAGCCCGAATTGGACACAGCTTTGGGCCCGAAGGCTTCCATGAACCGCTCGCAGAGCACTGCAGCCACGTCAGCAAGGCCCGTGACAGAGCTGCCCGACGGGCATCCTTCGAGGAACGTAGTGGAGATTATATTTCACACGAGTTGGGGCCCAAAACCGTTCCCGGGCCGTGTGGAGGTGATATTCAAGATCCAGAACGGGGCCCGGACGGTTTCGCGGTTCGAGGAGTTTCGCGAGGGGGTTAAGGCCCGGGCCGCGGCGTGTTCTGCAGGCTTGATGGGCGAGGAAGGGAGCAACTGGGAGAAGGAGAATGCGCGGTGCGTGGCGGACGGAAATGAGGTTATGCGGTTCCAATGCTTGGGTCCCACGGAGGACGGCGCCGCCGCGGTCTGGTCGTTTCCGGAGAGGAAGGGCTCGACAATCTGCACGTTTTCCGGCAGCGGTGGTGCACACGAGAGCGCCGGCGGCGGCAAGGGAAGGAGGGCGATGCTCGTTTGCCGGGTAGTTGCGGGTCGGGTCTCGAAGCAACTCGGGATCGCTGACTCGGGGTTGGAGAAGCGAGTTGGGTTTGACTCGGTGAGTGGGGAAAACGGTGACTTGTTAGTGTTCGACTCGCGGGCCGTGTTGCCCTGTTTTCTTATTATTTAcagattgtaaaaaaaaaaatggaaaggaaattatttacctttctttcttcctttatttttttcttaaatattatttctgttttattatttttttattgcggGTTAATGTATGTATGTTTGTTTATTATTATCGGGGTTTCGACCAGTCTGAgaactaattttttaaacaattttaaacactttttttaaaCACTTTTTATTCCAATTCTTGTTAGATATTATGTTAGCATTTTGTAATTTAGATACTAAGATTTTATACTGTTAAcgattatgatttattttataatatgatgGCCAGCTCTTGGCAATCCGTtgtttagtgttatttttgtgttatttatttaaatagtctTGTGATATTAACTATTTTTGGAGTGATATGTAATGGTTAAATGAAGGTCTTTTGTTTATTGTATTGACATATTAATTAAAGTTTTTTTAGAGATAAAATTTGAGGGAAGACTCAATTTAATcttatattttagtaaattttatttaatttttaaattttgtaaggttaattcatattaatttttagagaaaaggacaaatagctCCCTGACCTTTTGCTCTGCGGACATTTTTGTCtctaaccattgaaaaatacttttaagttcctGACCTTCataaaacttggacggatcagtccattcgtccaaatgcctccgtcagggactgattcgttcaaatgcctccgtcagggactgatccgtccaagtgtTTTGTGAAGGTTAtggatttaaaagtatttttcaatggtcaaaaACAAAAATGTCCATAGGACAAAAAGTCGGagacttatttatctttttttctaatttttaagatAATTTTTAGCACATCTCAAATTTTAATAGAATGCCGTAATTTTgggctaaaatttttatatatgaataattgtaatgtaaaatataaaaatatttgaataatattttttacacggTTATAGTGGTAGCACAAAACGTTATTAacattttgtaattaaaaaaaaaaattacttatgaAAGAATAAAATGTCACACgttttgtaataagaaaatattattttaattattaaaatacaaaatgtcAGTGACATTTTGTAAATAGCCATAGCAGTGTTTAATACAATTTGGTTCATCATGGAGGATTTCACACTTAATCATACAATATAAGAAAAAAGTTCTCGTTTTAATTTTGATGCTCAAATAACTCAAAACAACATTAATACTTGTTTTGAGAGGAAAAATTTCAATAACATTACTTACCATGTTTTTTGCTTATTTAAGTGTCAAAACAAAAACGTCATTTTCAGAGTCTAACGTGGTACCCAACTGTCCACGTCAGCATTCTGTTTATATCTATCCGTAAAAAAATATTTCAGAACTAAGATGAGTCACATTCGCAAAGTTTGAGAACTAAATATAGgcaattaaaattttagggactaaattgatgtTCGAGTGCAAGTTTAGCAATCAAATTGAATATTATCCCGAT
This window contains:
- the LOC112720953 gene encoding uncharacterized protein; this encodes MASGWVKSLHCKSRAFEDVYHPTPSKILIPSASCRRSFQTIKEMVDIPKPMPRTKPMPKPMPRSRKNKNSLLEKHPSSRYPASTKPELDTALGPKASMNRSQSTAATSARPVTELPDGHPSRNVVEIIFHTSWGPKPFPGRVEVIFKIQNGARTVSRFEEFREGVKARAAACSAGLMGEEGSNWEKENARCVADGNEVMRFQCLGPTEDGAAAVWSFPERKGSTICTFSGSGGAHESAGGGKGRRAMLVCRVVAGRVSKQLGIADSGLEKRVGFDSVSGENGDLLVFDSRAVLPCFLIIYRL